CTGAGCCGAAGCTCTCAGGTACAGCTTGATGCCTCGCTTGCGCTTGGCTTGTCGAGTCCGAAGACTCCTCACACGTCTGGAGTTCCTCGGGGGAGGAACCGCGTGTACCCCCCTGTCGGGCGGCCCTTTGCTTCTCAAAGCCTCTTCCGTTGTCATGCTTCGCGGGGCTTGCGCCCCGTGCGCGCGGAGGGCTTTCATTCCCTCAGGCACACAGAAATTGTACTTGCTCAGGCTGAACTTGTCAACACCTCGCGCATTTCTGTTGAGCCATTCACGCGCAGGTCCATCGAGCGGACAGGCCACTCCTCGTCGGGCGGAAGCCGCGCGCCGAGACCCGTGTGGAGCGACCCAACCTCCCACGAGCGGTTGCGAACATTACAAGATGGTCCGCTCCCTGTCAATGACCGCCGTCCCCAGGGGTCCACCGCACCTGCCCGATGTCCTCGCCGTTGCGGAACTGGTGGACGAGGCAGTGGTCCTCGCCCGACTCGGTGACGCCGAGTTCGACGTAGAGGCCGACGACGTAGCGGAACTGACCCTGGTCGGTCCGCAGGGAGTAGCGGCGCAACTTGTCCCTGGCGTCGAGTTCGCCGCCCCAGCCCCGCGCGTCGCCCAGCAGGCGCGTCTCCACGACGAGAAGGTTGAGGTCGTTGTGGTCGCGGTAGTGAACGATGATATCGGGGTAGGTGGCGGTGGCGGCGTGGGTGGCGGCGTCGGCGTCCTGCTCGCTCATGCCCTGGCCCAGTAGGCTGCGGCGCAGGGTTTTCTGGCGGGGGCGGCTCATGTAGGGAAAGTCGTAGGTGGCCTCCTGCACGCGGCTGTTGCGGCTGTATTCGCAGTCGGTGTGGAAGCCGGGGAATTGCCGCTCCAGGTACACGGCGAGGCGGTGCGCGACGGTCTTCTGGTTGAGGCGGCGCTCGATGAGGAGGCGGTCGAAGGCCCACAGGTCCGCGAGCGCACGGCGAAAACGCTCCAGGATGACCTCCTCGGTGGGGCACGTGAGGATGATCGGCGGCATGGGCCAGCGTACTTCCCCGTGCCCGCCTCGTCATCCGGCGGGTCTAGGGCTTTGGGACCATTGAGAGCCGTGTGAGGTCGCCGAGGACAGGTCTCAGCCCCGCCGCCACACAACCTCCGGTGAGGCAGGGGAGAGGCGTTCGGAACCCGCGTCTGCCCGGCAATGACGGCGTACACCCTGCCCTTTCCAGCGCTCTTTCTGCACGTTGCCCGGAGGCGGGGGAGGGAAGTGCGTCTGTCCGTTGGACGATGGCCGGACCATGAGCGGCTGCTTCCAACGCGGTAAGGGTTCGGCAGCGAGGGCGGACTCCTGTAACGCGGCGGTGACAGGGGACGGGTAGGGTGGGCACGTTCCACAACCTGCCTCCTGTGCCCTGCCGTCCGCGCGGTTCGGGCCACGTCCCCCATGTGAGGTCCGACATGACGCGCTCCGCCGCCCTGCTCCCCGCGCTCTCCGTGTCCCTGCTGCTCGCCGCCTGCTCGCAGGCCCCCTCCTCCGGCTCCTCCCTGCGGGCGCAGGCCGCCGGAACGACCGTCACGGGCAGCGCCACGGGCGCGGGCGTCACCCGGAGCTACACCCTGTACACCCCCCCGGCGGGCGCGGGCGCTCCCCGGCCCCTGGTGGTGATGCTGCACGGCTGCACCCAGTCCCCGGCGGACTTCGCGGCAGGCACCCGCATGAACGACCTCGCCGACGGCAAGGGCTTCCTCGTCGTGTACCCCGAGCAGCCCTCCAGCGCCAACCAGAACAAGTGCTGGAACTGGTTCGAACCCGCTCACCAGGGCCGGGGGCAGGGCGAACCCGCCGCCATCAAGGCCGTCGTGGACGCGGTGAAGGGCCGCACGCCCGTGGACGCCTCGCGGGTGTACGTGGCCGGACTCTCGGCGGGCGGGGCCATGAGCGTGATCATGGGCGCGACGTACCCGGACGTGTTCCGCGCGGTCGGGGTGGGGGCGGGGCTGGAGTACAAGGCGGCCACGAGCACAGCCGCCGCCTTCACCGCCATGAGTTCGGGCGGCCCGAATCCCGACACGCAGGGCACGGCGGCATACAACGCGATGGGCACGGCGCGGCAGGGTGTGCGCGCCATCGTCTTCCACGGGACGAGCGACTACACCGTGGCCCCGGTGAACGGCGATCAGGTCGCCGCCCAGTGGGTGCAGACGAACGACCTCACCGACGACGGGCAGGACAACGGAAGCAAGAGCACCTCGCAGCTCGCCACCCACAGCGGCACGGTGAGCGGCGGGCGGGCCTACACGGTGAAGACCTACGCGGGCGGCACCGTGGAGCTGTGGAACGTGACGGGCATGGGCCACGCCTGGAGCGGCGGGAGCACGGCGGGAAGCTACACCGATCCCCAGGGGCCGGACGCCTCCGCCGAGATGTGGCGCTTCTTCAGCGCGGGGAGCGTGACCCCGCCGCCGGGGGGCACCGACACGACCGCCCCCACCCTGAGCGTGTCGCCCGCGCCGGGCAGCTACGCCGGA
This genomic stretch from Deinococcus sp. YIM 134068 harbors:
- a CDS encoding extracellular catalytic domain type 1 short-chain-length polyhydroxyalkanoate depolymerase, with the protein product MTRSAALLPALSVSLLLAACSQAPSSGSSLRAQAAGTTVTGSATGAGVTRSYTLYTPPAGAGAPRPLVVMLHGCTQSPADFAAGTRMNDLADGKGFLVVYPEQPSSANQNKCWNWFEPAHQGRGQGEPAAIKAVVDAVKGRTPVDASRVYVAGLSAGGAMSVIMGATYPDVFRAVGVGAGLEYKAATSTAAAFTAMSSGGPNPDTQGTAAYNAMGTARQGVRAIVFHGTSDYTVAPVNGDQVAAQWVQTNDLTDDGQDNGSKSTSQLATHSGTVSGGRAYTVKTYAGGTVELWNVTGMGHAWSGGSTAGSYTDPQGPDASAEMWRFFSAGSVTPPPGGTDTTAPTLSVSPAPGSYAGPLTVTLSLNEAGTVYATTDGSDPRTSTTRTTLPNGGSLTLNASATVRAYGVDAAGNASAVQAYAYTVSTPATTTTTTFSSVVAEDGYVAANSRAATTGGYVVATGGIGVGDNADAPWKGVLSFDTSALPDGATVTGARLTVRYSLAPNGTPWVGGAGLNADLRRGCLGAACTLGTDDYAGAVTAAGAATFAAPAGTGAGTVLTAPLNAAGLGAVNPTGRTQVRLTFAGGTAGGNGRSDYVTLGEGAQATLEVTYR